The Helianthus annuus cultivar XRQ/B chromosome 11, HanXRQr2.0-SUNRISE, whole genome shotgun sequence region TAGATATAACACGTATTACAAATTAGTAACGAAGATGTCGAGTTGTCGACACGAATGCAAGTACACATGTAAACATTAATGTATCATTTCGGATAGCTGAATTTATATCTCAAATATATAGGTACACATTATTGTATCATTTTGGTTGATAGGTTGCAAATCTATATACAAAAGGGCGGGCATGCACAACTACCATATGTTTCTTCTCTCTTCTTTAACGCACGTTAACAGGGCAACGCCCCTCCTCTGGATGGTGGGAGCGCTTGCTTTCCATGTCAACATGCCACAACTCCTCCCTCCTCTACAATATGtcatatcatttttttttcactATTTGCTATAACTTGTCAAATCACAAGAAATGCTACACGCTTCGTATGTTTTCAATGCCCAAACTactttttaaattaaataaaaaatacaaaagataaaaaaatatgACTGGTTGGATTTTGGGTGGGGCCCACCCAACACCATGTGCTCCGCATGGTTGGCAAACACCCAACCCAACTTGCCGCACAATCAGTTACCCAAACAATTTGCCATGTCACCGGGAGTGGAGCATGCCAAGCCACCGCATGTTGCCGAGTTGTTTTGCCCCATGCATTCCCACTACCCTCATGACGCCCCTTTAACACCAAGGTGGCGCGCTGTATGGCACCCCATATGGGGTGAGGTGACACATGTTTAACGCCCATTACAcatagtttgtttgttttttttaatatgtgAGATTACTTGAGTTGGTTTTGAACCTCAAAAGCTAATTTGGTTCATACATggctaaaaaaataaatataatagaCTATACATGTTGAATGAAAAAATGAGTTTCGTGTAATTAATCTAAGATGTATTGTGAAATTGATGTTTTTCAGTAGATGCGGATAAAGTTTTTTGAAGCTGAGGGACTCTtaggaagcagtctctctatcaTCTAGGATAGAGGTATGAGTTGCCACATCCCCATACGACACGTTAAGATATGACCCATTACAATCGAATTTAACTTTTTTAAGAACTAACATGGCCTATTAAGAACCAAGATGACATATTATAATTCCATCAAGAGCTGTGATGCCTCTTCATGCCTAATACGATATATTAAGGTTTATCAAGAGCCATTAAATAATTGTCATGACTCTTTATACCCTATATGACACACAAGGCCGTTCCAATGTTTTTGGAGGCCCTAAGCGAACTACAAAGTCAGGGCCCTATTAAATTGGTATAAAGAAAATCACCAATTCAGATTGATATTTGAGACATTGAATAACCATAGCGATGATTTTTCCTAATTTCTTCCTAATTTCGCCCAATCCGCAATCAGTTTCACATTAGTTATTTAAAAGACGTCGCAAGTAACGAGGTTTGGTGTGTTGAAGCGCGCAAAGACAGTGTGGATAAATTAAAATATacgtaaataaaataaaatttggtGGCCCTTGTTTTGGATGGCCCTAGGCCTTAGCCTAGGTTGATAATCCTAACGGGCCGGCCCTAATGCCACAAGCCCACATCAAGACATAAATGACTCATTACAAACTAATCTAACTATTTAAGAACTAATATGACCTGCTAAGACCCTACTGTCCCATGAAGAGATATAATAACTCTTTAGACCAAACATTACCCATTACAACTTCATTAAGAGCTATGATGATCTTAACATTCATTAAATGGTTGTATTAAGACATATATGACTAATTATAACTCATTACAAATTATATTGATCAACCAGACTCAAACTTGTCAATCATGAACATAATTCATAAACCTAACACATGATTTTAATCAAATAAAGTCAAACTTGATCAACTCATTACTCATAGTTCATTAAAGGATTTATGGATATACATGATTCATACCAAGAACTAGTTTTTCAAATGAGTATTTATTGTCTTTCTAATTCTTTAGAAAGTAAAaaagaaattttatttttaaataattgtttcTTCTTTTGTATATTTGttaaattattttaaaaaatcTAAGTTATATTTTAATTTTCCTCTCCCAATTCAACCTAGGGATAACCGGTACCATCACTGAACCATGCCATACTGAgatattttcggtaccaatttgatACCTACTTTTAGCATTTTTGGGATCGGCACTTTCGGTTCAATGCGGTACTGGTATTTTGGCTTGATACTTTCAATATCGTACCGTACCATATCATAATGATGACGTTCAGCACTAATACCGATACTCATTTTTTACGATTTTCAAGATTGATACGGTTCCCTTCTAATTTTATCTGTATCCCTAACCTAATTTTAAATCTAAACTAGAAAAATGTGAAGAATTGATACAAATATAGTGAAAACATATTCATAAGCAAACAATTTTAATATTCTTTGATAAGAAATACAATCCAACATTGTCTTCTACAAGACATATTACAGAAGTTGTTCCTTTGTTTTTGACATTGAAAAGTATAAATAAttatatcattattattataactTCTTAAATGAATAACATTACATTTTCAATGTATAACCTTCATCTTCTGATTCTTCCCCATTCTGTTTCAGAATCACGGCAGATTAATCTGAATACTTTCAGTCTTCTTAACGCGGCAAATCGGGCAGTTCTTAACCCTCCTTtcacacactaaacacacactcaAATGCCTGCATGGTAACCACAGCATGCTTGCAGGCCGGTTCAAACAGTTCCTGCATCGTATTTCCATTCTTTGAGCATCCTGCACTTCAACATGACACGACTGCACCTCTTCCTGCGGTGCAGCCCCAGCGCCACCGCCGCTGGTTCCTTCACCGGCAAACCTGTTCGGCCCCAAGTTCTCCAAAACAAACGTCCGTTCTTCATAGAAATGATACAACTGTCTAAACCGCTCCACTTGTTCctctttttctttcaacattcTTTCCATCTCCATCCTCTTTTGAATTTCGCCCGCGAGGTTTCTTCGCCAGAATTCTTCCACACTTTGCAACATTTGGTTCATCTGTATCAACATTAATAAAAGTTTAGAACCCTATGAGAGATGAATTATCGGATATTCAAATTAAATGCAATAGTGACAGTGACGGAACTAgaacttttttttttaacataaaaattCTATAATTCGAGGGTCCAAATTAAAGAATCCCTCATAGATTAAAAAATGCACACTTTGTTTTTCACAAATGTGTCACTTCACACAAAGATTATCAAGAACATGTATCAAACACACATATATTTCTTTCTACATATGACACTTACACTGGTATATTTTTTTATGTCTTAATGTCAGTTATCTGGACGGTCAAATAACTACCTTTTGATCCGTGACATTGACCCAAACAcatactttgactttcagtttgactttttatAATGCCTATAAGACTTTCTGATTGACTTCTATTTTGATGTTCAAGATTAAGACCAACACAAATCATGTTTCTTTTCTAAAATATCTTAAATTTTATTGACTTTTAGTTTGACTTTCTATAATACATAGTTGACTTTCTGATTGACTTCTATTTTGATGTTCAAGATCAAGGCCAACACAAATCATGTATCTTTTCTAAAAAAACTTAAATTTTATTTTGACTTTTACAGTTTGACTTCTATAATACATAGTTGACTTTCTGGTTGACTTCTATTTTGATGTTCAAGATCAAGGccaaaaaaaatcatgtttcttttcttaacaatCTTAAATTTTATTTTGACTTTCTATAACACATAtttgactttctgtttgacttCTATTTTGATGTTCAAGGTTAAGGCAAACACAAATCATGTTTCTTTTCTAAAAAATCTTAAATTTTATGTATAAAAATTCGaataaattcttttttttttggttaaatgCAAGAAGTAAATTAAAAAACAGGATAATCTTAAATTTTATTTTGACTTTCTATAATACATGGTTGACTTTCTGATTGACTTCTATTTTGATGTTCAAGATTAAGCCAAACACAAATCATGTTTCTTTTCTAAAATATCTTAAATTTTACGTATAAAAACTCAAacaaattcatttttttttgttaaatgcaagaagtaaattaaaaaaaaggatAATTTATACTTACATGGTAGTTGATGATGAAGTTTTGTTGTGGAATCAACGTAGAGATGAAACCATCATCTTCCGGTGGAACCGGTGACGGAGGAGCGACTCGGAGATCAGAACCGATGTTTTGTGTCGGATTACGTTGTTGTTGGAGCATGTGAATCGATGGAAACTGGTT contains the following coding sequences:
- the LOC110902556 gene encoding probable BOI-related E3 ubiquitin-protein ligase 3 — its product is MAPRKNKNKIIDECETSAAANKRMRMDILNRTNGVPFTSRFNQFPSIHMLQQQRNPTQNIGSDLRVAPPSPVPPEDDGFISTLIPQQNFIINYHMNQMLQSVEEFWRRNLAGEIQKRMEMERMLKEKEEQVERFRQLYHFYEERTFVLENLGPNRFAGEGTSGGGAGAAPQEEVQSCHVEVQDAQRMEIRCRNCLNRPASMLWLPCRHLSVCLVCERRVKNCPICRVKKTESIQINLP